In a single window of the Bradyrhizobium sp. ORS 285 genome:
- the acnA gene encoding aconitate hydratase AcnA: protein MTSLDSFKCRKTLKVGTKSYIYYSLPTAEKNGLKDISKLPYSMKVLLENLLRNEDGRTVTKDDIVAVSKWLRKKSLEHEIAFRPARVLMQDFTGVPAVVDLAAMRNAMQKLGGDAEKINPLVPVDLVIDHSVIVNYFGDNKAFGKNVAEEYKQNQERYEFLKWGQKAFSNFSVVPPGTGICHQVNLEYLAQTVWTKKEKMTIGRTKGTFEVAYPDSLVGTDSHTTMVNGLAVLGWGVGGIEAEACMLGQPLSMLLPDVVGFKLTGALKEGVTATDLVLTVTQMLRKLGVVGKFVEFFGPGLDHLSVADKSTIANMAPEYGATCGFFPVDTATIDYLKTSGRKGPRVALVEAYAKAQGLFRTAKSPDPVFTQTLNLDLGDVVPSMAGPKRPEGRIALPAVAEGFATALAGEYKKPDAAEQRFPVEGKDFDIGHGDVVIAAITSCTNTSNPSVLIGAGLLARNAAAKGLKAKPWVKTSLAPGSQVVAEYLANSGLQKDLDKVGFNLVGFGCTTCIGNSGPLPEEISKSINDNGVVAAAVLSGNRNFEGRVSPDVQANYLASPPLVVAYALAGTVTKDLAVEPIGIGKDKKPVYLKDIWPTTKEVNDFVKKFVKASIFKKRYADVFKGDTNWRKIKTVESETYRWNMSSTYVQNPPYFEGMKKEPEPIKDIVEARVLALFGDKITTDHISPAGSIKLTSPAGKFLSEHQVRPADFNQYGTRRGNHEIMMRGTFANIRIKNFMLKGADGNIPEGGLTKHWPDGEQMSIYDAAMKYQEEGVPLVVFAGAEYGNGSSRDWAAKGTRLLGVRAVICQSFERIHRSNLVGMGVLPLTFQEGTSWSSLGLKGDEKVTIKGLQGDLKPRQTLTAEIVSGDGASHQVPLLCRIDTLDELDYYRNGGILHYVLRKLAA, encoded by the coding sequence ATGACCTCGCTCGACAGCTTCAAGTGTCGCAAGACCCTCAAGGTCGGAACGAAGAGCTACATCTATTACAGCTTGCCCACAGCCGAGAAGAACGGTCTCAAGGACATCTCGAAGCTGCCGTACTCGATGAAGGTGCTGCTCGAGAACCTCTTGCGTAACGAGGACGGCCGCACCGTCACCAAGGACGACATCGTCGCCGTCTCGAAGTGGCTGCGCAAGAAGTCGCTGGAGCACGAGATCGCCTTCCGCCCGGCGCGCGTGCTGATGCAGGATTTCACCGGCGTGCCGGCGGTCGTCGACCTCGCGGCCATGCGCAACGCGATGCAGAAGCTCGGCGGCGATGCCGAGAAGATCAACCCGCTGGTGCCGGTCGATCTCGTCATCGACCACTCGGTGATCGTGAACTACTTCGGTGACAACAAGGCGTTCGGCAAGAACGTCGCCGAGGAGTACAAGCAGAACCAGGAGCGTTACGAATTCCTGAAGTGGGGCCAGAAGGCGTTCTCGAACTTCTCCGTCGTGCCTCCTGGCACCGGCATCTGCCACCAGGTCAATCTCGAATACCTGGCGCAGACGGTCTGGACCAAGAAGGAGAAGATGACGATCGGCCGGACCAAGGGCACCTTCGAGGTCGCCTATCCGGACTCGCTGGTCGGCACCGATTCGCACACCACCATGGTCAATGGTCTCGCCGTGCTCGGCTGGGGCGTCGGCGGCATCGAGGCCGAGGCCTGCATGCTCGGCCAGCCGCTGTCGATGCTGCTGCCTGACGTCGTCGGCTTCAAGCTGACCGGCGCGCTGAAGGAAGGCGTCACCGCGACCGACCTCGTGCTGACCGTCACCCAGATGCTGCGCAAGCTCGGCGTCGTCGGCAAATTCGTCGAGTTCTTCGGCCCCGGCCTCGACCATCTCTCGGTCGCCGACAAGTCGACCATCGCCAACATGGCCCCCGAATACGGCGCCACCTGCGGCTTCTTCCCCGTCGACACCGCCACCATCGACTATCTCAAGACGTCCGGCCGCAAGGGCCCGCGCGTCGCGCTGGTCGAGGCCTATGCCAAGGCGCAGGGCCTGTTCCGCACCGCCAAGTCGCCGGACCCGGTGTTCACGCAGACGCTCAACCTCGACCTCGGTGACGTCGTGCCGTCGATGGCTGGTCCGAAGCGTCCCGAGGGCCGCATTGCGTTGCCTGCGGTGGCCGAGGGCTTCGCGACCGCGCTGGCCGGCGAGTACAAGAAGCCGGATGCCGCCGAGCAGCGCTTCCCGGTCGAGGGCAAGGACTTCGACATCGGCCATGGCGACGTCGTCATCGCCGCCATTACCTCCTGCACCAACACCTCGAACCCGAGCGTGCTGATCGGCGCCGGCCTCTTGGCCCGCAACGCCGCCGCCAAGGGCCTCAAGGCCAAGCCGTGGGTGAAGACCTCGCTGGCGCCGGGCAGCCAGGTGGTTGCCGAGTACCTCGCCAACTCCGGCCTGCAGAAGGACCTCGACAAGGTCGGCTTCAACCTGGTCGGCTTCGGCTGCACCACCTGCATCGGCAACTCAGGCCCGCTGCCGGAAGAGATCTCGAAGTCGATCAACGACAATGGCGTCGTCGCGGCGGCCGTGCTGTCGGGCAACCGCAATTTCGAAGGCCGCGTCTCGCCGGACGTGCAGGCCAACTACCTGGCCTCGCCGCCGCTGGTCGTGGCTTACGCGCTGGCCGGCACCGTGACCAAGGACCTCGCGGTCGAGCCGATCGGCATCGGCAAGGACAAGAAGCCGGTCTACCTGAAGGACATCTGGCCGACGACCAAGGAGGTCAACGACTTCGTCAAGAAGTTCGTCAAGGCCTCGATCTTCAAGAAGCGCTACGCCGACGTGTTCAAGGGCGACACCAACTGGCGCAAGATCAAGACCGTCGAGAGCGAGACCTATCGCTGGAACATGTCGTCGACCTACGTGCAGAACCCGCCGTATTTCGAGGGCATGAAGAAGGAGCCTGAGCCGATCAAGGACATCGTCGAGGCTCGCGTGCTGGCGCTGTTCGGCGACAAGATCACCACCGACCACATCTCGCCGGCCGGTTCGATCAAGCTGACCTCGCCCGCCGGCAAGTTCCTCAGCGAGCACCAGGTCCGCCCGGCCGACTTCAACCAATACGGCACCCGCCGCGGCAATCACGAGATCATGATGCGCGGCACCTTCGCCAACATCCGCATCAAGAACTTCATGCTCAAGGGCGCCGACGGCAACATCCCCGAGGGCGGCCTGACCAAGCACTGGCCCGACGGCGAGCAGATGTCGATCTACGACGCCGCCATGAAGTACCAGGAAGAGGGCGTGCCGCTGGTGGTGTTCGCCGGCGCCGAATATGGCAACGGCTCGTCGCGCGACTGGGCGGCCAAGGGCACCCGCCTGCTCGGCGTCCGCGCCGTGATCTGCCAGAGCTTCGAGCGCATCCACCGCTCCAACCTGGTCGGTATGGGCGTGCTGCCGCTCACCTTCCAGGAGGGCACGTCGTGGTCGTCGCTCGGCCTGAAGGGCGACGAGAAGGTCACCATCAAGGGCCTCCAGGGTGACCTGAAGCCGCGCCAGACCCTGACCGCGGAGATTGTGTCGGGCGACGGTGCATCGCACCAGGTTCCGCTGCTCTGCCGCATCGATACGCTGGACGAGCTCGACTACTACCGGAACGGCGGCATCCTGCACTACGTGCTGCGGAAGCTCGCCGCTTAA
- the ccmA gene encoding heme ABC exporter ATP-binding protein CcmA, translated as MQLSPTPSPRLFGQDVRCVRGGREVFSSLAFEARAGEALAVTGHNGAGKTSLLRLIAGLLLPAGGTIAIEGGEGELTVPEQAHYLGHRDALKPALSVRENLTFWADFLGGGMTRPTPDCLAAVGIAHAIDLPAGYLSAGQRRRLSLARLLAVPRLLWLLDEPTAALDVAGQAMFAGLMREHLAGGGLIVAATHGPLGIDTRELRIGN; from the coding sequence ATGCAGCTGTCTCCCACACCGTCTCCGAGACTGTTCGGACAAGACGTCAGATGCGTGCGCGGCGGCCGCGAGGTGTTCTCAAGCCTCGCCTTCGAGGCGCGCGCAGGCGAGGCGTTGGCGGTGACCGGGCACAACGGCGCGGGCAAGACCTCGCTGCTGCGGCTGATCGCCGGCCTCTTGCTGCCGGCCGGCGGCACCATCGCCATCGAGGGCGGCGAGGGTGAGCTGACCGTGCCGGAGCAGGCGCATTATCTCGGCCACCGCGACGCGCTGAAGCCGGCGCTCAGCGTGCGCGAAAACCTGACCTTCTGGGCCGACTTTCTCGGCGGCGGAATGACACGACCGACCCCGGATTGCCTCGCCGCCGTCGGCATCGCGCATGCGATCGACCTGCCGGCCGGCTATCTGTCCGCGGGCCAGCGCCGCCGTCTGTCCCTCGCCCGCCTGCTCGCGGTGCCGCGGCTGCTCTGGCTGCTCGACGAGCCGACCGCCGCGCTCGACGTTGCCGGCCAGGCGATGTTCGCCGGCCTGATGCGCGAGCATCTCGCCGGCGGCGGACTGATCGTCGCCGCCACCCACGGCCCGCTCGGCATCGACACACGCGAGCTGCGGATCGGAAATTGA
- the ccmB gene encoding heme exporter protein CcmB — protein MTALGALIRRDIRIALRIGGGALIGVLFFLTVVVLMPFAVGPDLALLTRLGPAILWLGALLASLLTLDRLFTADHEDGSLDLIIMSRTPLELACAAKALAHWLAAGLPLVIATPVLGLLLNLDATATGAVALTLLAGTPALTFIGMIGAALAVTMSRGGLLLAVLVLPLSIPVLIFGVAASQAAIVGPLPFGAPFSILCALSLVSFVIGPFAAATSLRNGLD, from the coding sequence ATGACCGCTCTCGGTGCCCTCATCCGCCGCGACATCCGGATCGCGCTGCGTATCGGCGGCGGTGCGCTGATCGGCGTGCTGTTCTTTCTCACCGTGGTCGTGCTGATGCCGTTCGCCGTCGGCCCCGACCTCGCGCTGCTCACCCGGCTCGGCCCGGCCATCCTCTGGCTCGGCGCCCTGCTCGCCAGCCTGCTGACGCTCGATCGGCTGTTTACCGCCGACCATGAGGACGGCTCGCTCGACCTCATCATCATGAGCCGGACGCCGCTGGAGCTCGCCTGCGCCGCCAAGGCGCTGGCGCACTGGCTGGCCGCCGGGCTGCCGCTGGTGATCGCCACGCCCGTGCTCGGCCTGCTGCTGAACCTCGACGCCACCGCGACCGGCGCCGTCGCGCTGACCCTGCTCGCTGGCACACCCGCATTGACCTTCATCGGCATGATCGGGGCGGCGCTGGCGGTGACCATGTCCCGCGGCGGGCTGCTGCTCGCCGTGCTGGTGCTGCCGCTGTCGATCCCGGTGCTGATCTTCGGCGTTGCGGCGTCGCAGGCGGCCATCGTCGGCCCGTTGCCGTTCGGGGCCCCGTTCTCGATCCTCTGCGCGCTATCGCTGGTCAGCTTCGTGATCGGCCCGTTCGCCGCTGCAACCAGCCTGCGCAACGGCCTGGACTAA
- a CDS encoding heme ABC transporter permease, with amino-acid sequence MSLIDLANPTRFLALTARLLPWLALVTVVLLGAGLYLSALAPDDYQQGATVKIMFIHVPNAWLSMFVWGVMSIASLGTLVWRHPLADVAAKAAAPIGASFTFLALLTGSLWGRPMWGTYWEWDARLTSVLILFLMYLGLMALWRSVEDPTRAARAAAVLTLVGAINLPIIKFSVDWWNTLHQPASVMRMGGPALDKSFLIPLLVMAIGFSFLFVTLHVAAMRNEILRRRVRSLQMMQARSYQGSAPSGGATSQAVGAT; translated from the coding sequence ATGTCGCTGATCGACCTCGCCAACCCCACCCGGTTCCTTGCGCTTACCGCGCGGCTGCTGCCGTGGCTGGCGCTGGTCACCGTCGTGCTGCTGGGCGCCGGCCTGTACCTGTCGGCGCTCGCACCCGACGACTACCAGCAGGGCGCGACCGTCAAGATCATGTTCATCCACGTACCCAATGCCTGGCTGTCGATGTTCGTCTGGGGCGTCATGAGCATCGCCTCGCTCGGCACCCTGGTGTGGCGGCATCCGCTCGCTGACGTCGCCGCCAAAGCCGCCGCCCCGATCGGGGCCAGCTTCACCTTTCTCGCACTGCTGACCGGCTCGCTGTGGGGCCGGCCGATGTGGGGCACCTATTGGGAATGGGACGCCCGGCTGACCTCGGTGCTGATCCTGTTCCTGATGTATCTCGGCCTGATGGCGCTGTGGCGCTCCGTCGAGGACCCCACGCGCGCCGCGCGCGCCGCCGCCGTGCTCACTCTCGTCGGCGCGATCAACCTGCCGATCATCAAGTTCTCGGTCGACTGGTGGAACACCTTGCATCAGCCGGCTTCGGTGATGCGGATGGGCGGCCCTGCGCTGGACAAATCGTTCCTGATCCCGCTGCTGGTGATGGCGATCGGCTTCTCGTTCCTGTTCGTCACCCTGCATGTCGCCGCGATGCGCAACGAGATCCTGCGCCGCCGCGTGCGCAGCCTGCAGATGATGCAGGCACGGTCCTACCAAGGAAGCGCGCCGTCCGGCGGCGCGACCAGCCAGGCCGTGGGAGCCACTTGA
- the ccmD gene encoding heme exporter protein CcmD — MDLGPYTSFIATSYLAAALVVVLLIAWIAIDYRTQKARLRALEESGISRRSGRAATDMQ; from the coding sequence ATGGACCTCGGCCCCTACACCTCCTTCATCGCGACCTCCTACCTCGCCGCGGCGCTGGTCGTCGTGCTGCTGATCGCGTGGATCGCGATCGACTACCGCACGCAGAAGGCGCGACTGCGCGCGCTCGAGGAGAGTGGCATCAGCCGCCGCTCCGGCCGCGCCGCCACGGACATGCAATGA
- a CDS encoding DsbE family thiol:disulfide interchange protein, producing the protein MTDQTAPEAAPRRRSLLMLLPLVVFLGLAALFWFRLGNGDPSRIPSALIGRPAPATPLPPLPELANDGAAVPGLDPAVLKGKVSIVNVWASWCVPCHDEAPLLVDLGRDKRFQIIGINYKDAADNARRFLGRYGNPYDVVGVDGNGRAGIEWGVYGVPETFVVGREGTIVYKLVGPITAQNIDAVLKPEIEKALKAGG; encoded by the coding sequence ATGACCGACCAGACCGCTCCTGAAGCCGCGCCGCGCCGGCGCTCGCTGTTGATGCTGCTGCCGCTCGTGGTGTTTCTCGGGCTGGCCGCGCTGTTCTGGTTCCGGCTCGGCAATGGCGATCCATCGCGGATTCCGTCCGCCCTGATCGGCCGTCCCGCGCCAGCAACGCCGCTGCCGCCACTGCCGGAGCTCGCCAACGACGGCGCCGCCGTGCCCGGACTCGACCCGGCCGTGCTCAAGGGCAAAGTCAGCATCGTCAACGTCTGGGCGTCCTGGTGCGTGCCGTGTCACGACGAGGCGCCGCTGCTGGTCGACCTCGGCCGCGACAAGCGCTTCCAGATCATCGGCATCAACTACAAGGACGCCGCCGACAACGCCCGCCGCTTCCTCGGCCGCTACGGCAATCCCTATGACGTCGTCGGCGTCGACGGCAACGGCCGCGCCGGCATCGAATGGGGCGTCTACGGCGTGCCGGAAACCTTCGTCGTCGGCCGCGAGGGCACCATCGTCTACAAGCTGGTCGGCCCGATCACGGCGCAGAACATCGACGCAGTGCTGAAGCCTGAGATCGAGAAGGCGCTGAAGGCGGGCGGTTAG
- a CDS encoding septation protein A — MDKTQPHPLFKLATELGPLIVFFFVNAKFNLFAATGAFMVAIIAALIASYVVTRHIPLMALVTAVVVIVFGTLTLVLHDETFIKVKPTIIYGLFAAVLGGGLLFNRSFIAIMFDQVFNLTPAGWRILTFRWALFFAAMAVLNEIVWRTQSTDFWVGFKAFGVLPLTMIFAIAQMPLIKRYHQDPASLAASDAAEGDVSKG, encoded by the coding sequence ATGGACAAGACCCAGCCGCATCCGCTGTTCAAGCTGGCCACCGAGCTCGGCCCGCTGATCGTGTTCTTCTTCGTCAACGCCAAGTTCAATCTGTTCGCCGCGACCGGCGCCTTCATGGTCGCGATCATCGCGGCGCTGATCGCCTCCTATGTCGTGACCCGGCACATTCCGCTGATGGCGCTGGTCACGGCCGTCGTCGTGATCGTGTTCGGCACCTTGACCTTGGTGCTGCACGACGAGACCTTCATCAAGGTCAAGCCGACCATCATCTACGGCCTGTTCGCGGCCGTGCTTGGCGGCGGCTTGTTGTTCAACCGCTCCTTCATCGCGATCATGTTCGATCAGGTGTTCAACCTGACGCCGGCGGGGTGGCGCATCCTCACGTTCCGCTGGGCGCTGTTCTTCGCTGCCATGGCGGTGCTGAACGAGATCGTTTGGCGCACCCAGAGCACGGACTTCTGGGTCGGCTTCAAGGCCTTCGGCGTGCTGCCGCTGACCATGATCTTCGCCATCGCCCAGATGCCGCTGATCAAGCGCTACCACCAGGACCCGGCCTCGCTGGCAGCCAGCGATGCCGCGGAAGGCGATGTGAGCAAGGGGTAG
- the ftsY gene encoding signal recognition particle-docking protein FtsY, with amino-acid sequence MNDTTSETPKRSWWRRLSDGLKRTSGALGTAVADLVTKRKLDRAMLDDIEDVLLRADLGTSVAARIAEAVGAGRYEKAISADEVKSVVATEVEKVLSPVAKPLVVEPGHKPFVILVVGVNGSGKTTTIGKLAQKFASEGKQVMLAAGDTFRAAAIEQLKVWGERTRAPVIAGAQGSDSASLAFTAITAAKEQGRDILLIDTAGRLQNKAELMNELEKVVRVIRKVDASAPHAVLLVLDATVGQNALSQVEAFHRTAGVTGLVMTKLDGTARGGILVALSEKFKLPVHFIGVGEGVEDLQPFAAKDFARAIAGIED; translated from the coding sequence ATGAACGATACCACCTCCGAAACACCCAAGCGGTCGTGGTGGCGGCGGCTGTCGGACGGCCTGAAGCGCACCTCCGGCGCGCTCGGCACGGCCGTGGCCGATCTCGTCACCAAGCGCAAGCTCGACCGGGCGATGCTCGACGACATCGAGGACGTGCTGCTGCGCGCCGATCTCGGCACCAGCGTGGCTGCACGGATCGCCGAGGCTGTCGGCGCAGGCCGTTACGAGAAGGCGATCAGTGCCGACGAAGTGAAGTCGGTCGTCGCGACCGAGGTCGAGAAGGTGCTGTCGCCCGTCGCGAAGCCGCTGGTCGTCGAGCCCGGCCACAAGCCGTTCGTGATCCTCGTGGTCGGCGTCAACGGCTCCGGCAAGACCACGACGATCGGCAAGCTGGCGCAGAAATTCGCCTCCGAAGGCAAGCAGGTGATGCTGGCGGCGGGCGATACCTTCCGCGCCGCAGCCATCGAGCAGCTCAAGGTCTGGGGCGAGCGCACCAGGGCGCCGGTGATCGCCGGCGCACAAGGCTCGGATTCCGCAAGCCTTGCCTTCACCGCCATCACAGCGGCCAAGGAGCAGGGCCGCGACATCCTGCTGATCGATACCGCCGGCCGGCTGCAGAACAAGGCCGAGCTGATGAACGAGCTCGAAAAGGTCGTGCGCGTCATTCGCAAGGTCGATGCGTCAGCGCCACATGCGGTGCTGCTCGTGCTCGATGCCACCGTGGGACAAAATGCGCTGTCGCAGGTCGAGGCGTTCCATCGTACGGCTGGCGTCACCGGCCTGGTGATGACCAAGCTCGACGGCACGGCACGTGGCGGCATCCTGGTGGCGCTGTCGGAGAAGTTCAAGCTGCCGGTGCACTTCATCGGCGTCGGCGAGGGCGTCGAGGATCTGCAGCCGTTCGCCGCCAAGGATTTTGCGCGGGCGATTGCGGGCATCGAGGATTGA
- a CDS encoding RluA family pseudouridine synthase translates to MDINQPTDEEMLARVLHRDGLMLVIDKPAGIPVHKGPKGGPNLEASFDALRFGLPRPPVLAHRLDKDTSGCLVLGRHRKATASLGLLFKHGKISKTYWAVVEGGPETDEGVIELPLAKLNAERGWWQKPDPNGQPAVTKWRVLGRSYALPTAVPSSHSPLFCGTDSPPPCGEGSGVGVPTGSAARGHPPPRPSPARREGAQGAPGEIATPSANVTKLTWLAMEPITGRTHQLRVHSAASGWPIFGDNIYGNGPRFGEPRLHLHAREISIPLSKNKPPVQVVAPAPLHMHERLRLCGWNGE, encoded by the coding sequence ATGGACATTAACCAACCCACCGATGAGGAGATGCTCGCCCGCGTGCTCCACCGCGACGGGCTGATGCTGGTGATCGACAAGCCGGCCGGCATTCCCGTGCACAAGGGACCGAAGGGCGGACCGAACCTCGAAGCGTCGTTCGATGCGCTGCGCTTCGGCCTGCCGCGCCCGCCGGTGCTGGCTCACCGGCTCGACAAGGACACCTCCGGCTGCCTCGTGCTCGGCCGCCATCGCAAGGCAACGGCTTCGCTCGGCCTTTTGTTCAAGCACGGCAAGATTTCGAAGACGTATTGGGCGGTGGTCGAGGGCGGCCCGGAGACTGACGAAGGCGTGATCGAGTTGCCGTTGGCCAAGCTGAATGCGGAGCGCGGCTGGTGGCAGAAGCCGGATCCGAACGGGCAGCCGGCGGTGACGAAATGGAGGGTGCTGGGGCGCTCGTACGCACTTCCCACTGCCGTCCCATCCTCACACTCCCCTCTTTTTTGCGGCACCGACTCCCCTCCCCCTTGCGGGGAGGGGTCGGGGGTGGGGGTCCCCACGGGTAGTGCCGCCCGGGGCCACCCCCCACCCCGACCCTCCCCCGCAAGGAGGGAGGGAGCGCAGGGTGCGCCAGGCGAAATCGCGACTCCATCAGCCAACGTGACAAAGCTCACCTGGCTCGCCATGGAACCCATCACCGGCCGCACCCACCAGCTCCGCGTCCATTCCGCCGCATCCGGCTGGCCGATCTTCGGCGACAACATCTACGGCAACGGCCCCCGCTTCGGCGAGCCGCGGCTGCATCTGCACGCGCGCGAGATTTCGATTCCGCTGTCGAAGAACAAGCCGCCCGTGCAGGTGGTGGCGCCGGCACCGCTGCACATGCATGAGCGGCTGCGGCTGTGCGGGTGGAATGGGGAGTGA
- the mtaB gene encoding tRNA (N(6)-L-threonylcarbamoyladenosine(37)-C(2))-methylthiotransferase MtaB — protein MSVDVVTFGCRLNAFESELIARHAEAAGADDTIVINSCAVTNEAVAQARQSIRKLKRERPDARIVVTGCAAQTQSAMFADMPEVDRVIGNDDKLQPEAWRAAAQALMAPRFGIDATEKVAVSDIMAVTEMAPHLVDGFQRGLPRVFVQVQNGCDHRCTFCIIPFGRGNSRSVPMGAVVDQVRTLVERGHAEIVLTGVDLTSFGADLPGAPKLGRLVKQILRHVPELKRLRISSIDSIEADADLLDALADDARLMPHLHLSLQAGDDLILKRMKRRHARADAIAFCDQVRRLRPEIALGADLIAGFPTETEEMFSRSLDLVEECGLTFLHVFPYSPRPGTPAARMPQVDGAVIRDRARRLRAAGEAALRRRLDAEIGCAREVLIESATQGRTEHYLPVSVSGAEPGSVQPLMIGGHDGARLSVQNSVMPGLDPGIHAASNN, from the coding sequence ATGAGCGTCGACGTCGTCACCTTCGGCTGCCGGCTCAACGCGTTCGAATCCGAGCTGATCGCGAGGCACGCCGAGGCCGCGGGGGCCGACGACACCATCGTCATCAACAGCTGCGCCGTGACCAACGAGGCGGTGGCGCAGGCGCGGCAGTCGATCCGCAAATTGAAGCGCGAGCGTCCCGATGCGCGCATCGTCGTGACCGGCTGCGCGGCGCAGACGCAAAGCGCGATGTTCGCTGATATGCCCGAGGTCGATCGAGTCATCGGCAATGACGACAAGCTGCAGCCGGAGGCGTGGCGCGCGGCGGCGCAGGCGCTGATGGCACCGCGCTTCGGGATCGATGCGACGGAAAAGGTCGCGGTGTCCGACATCATGGCCGTCACCGAGATGGCGCCGCATCTCGTCGACGGCTTCCAGCGCGGGCTGCCGCGCGTGTTCGTCCAGGTGCAGAACGGCTGCGATCATCGTTGCACGTTCTGCATCATCCCGTTCGGCCGCGGCAATTCACGCTCGGTGCCGATGGGCGCGGTGGTCGATCAGGTACGGACACTTGTCGAGCGTGGCCATGCCGAAATCGTGCTGACCGGTGTCGACCTCACCAGCTTTGGCGCCGATTTGCCGGGTGCGCCGAAGCTCGGCCGGCTGGTGAAGCAGATCCTGCGCCACGTGCCGGAGTTGAAACGCCTGCGCATCTCCTCGATCGATTCGATCGAGGCCGATGCCGACCTGCTCGATGCGCTCGCTGACGATGCCCGGCTGATGCCGCATCTGCATCTGTCGCTGCAGGCCGGCGATGACTTGATCCTGAAACGCATGAAGCGCCGGCACGCGCGCGCTGACGCGATCGCCTTCTGCGATCAGGTTCGGCGGCTGCGGCCGGAGATCGCGCTCGGCGCTGATCTGATCGCGGGCTTTCCGACGGAGACGGAGGAGATGTTTTCCCGCTCGCTCGACCTGGTCGAGGAATGCGGCCTGACGTTCTTGCACGTCTTTCCCTATTCGCCGCGCCCCGGCACGCCGGCTGCGCGCATGCCGCAGGTGGATGGCGCTGTGATCCGCGATCGTGCGCGGCGACTGCGCGCGGCAGGAGAGGCGGCGTTGCGGCGACGGCTGGATGCCGAGATCGGCTGCGCGCGCGAGGTGCTGATCGAGAGCGCAACGCAGGGCCGGACGGAGCATTATCTGCCTGTGTCAGTTAGTGGCGCCGAGCCGGGCAGCGTGCAGCCGCTGATGATCGGTGGCCATGATGGTGCGCGACTATCAGTCCAGAACTCCGTCATGCCCGGGCTCGACCCGGGCATCCACGCTGCCTCCAACAACTAA
- the dapF gene encoding diaminopimelate epimerase, producing the protein MSPLANHSFVKMNGIGNEIVVLDLRDVKHVVTPDEARAVAARVPYDQLMVLQRPRFDGTEAFIRIYNNDGSESGACGNGMRCVVRQVFGKTGQTSATFETRAGLLNCWQGPSPELYTVDMGVPKFGWQEIPLAEEFRDTRYIELQIGPIDAPILHLPSVVSMGNPHAVFWVDNDVNSYDLERFGPLLENHPIFPERANITLAQIVDRDHITMRTWERGAGLTRACGSAACATAVAAARLKRANRLVHMTLPGGELTIEWRERDDHVLMTGTATFEFEGRFEPELFASVA; encoded by the coding sequence ATGAGCCCGCTGGCCAACCACAGCTTCGTCAAGATGAACGGGATCGGCAACGAGATCGTCGTGCTGGATCTGCGCGATGTGAAGCATGTCGTCACGCCGGACGAGGCGCGCGCGGTTGCAGCCCGTGTTCCCTACGACCAGTTGATGGTGCTGCAGCGGCCGCGCTTCGACGGCACCGAGGCCTTCATCCGCATCTACAACAATGACGGCTCGGAGTCCGGCGCCTGCGGCAACGGCATGCGCTGCGTGGTGCGCCAGGTATTCGGCAAGACCGGCCAGACCAGCGCCACGTTCGAGACCCGCGCCGGCCTGCTGAACTGCTGGCAGGGGCCGTCGCCTGAGCTCTACACCGTCGACATGGGCGTGCCGAAGTTCGGCTGGCAGGAGATCCCGCTCGCGGAGGAGTTCCGCGACACCCGCTACATCGAGCTGCAGATCGGCCCGATCGACGCGCCGATCCTGCATTTGCCGTCGGTCGTCAGCATGGGCAATCCGCACGCCGTGTTCTGGGTCGACAACGACGTCAATTCCTACGACCTCGAGCGCTTCGGGCCGCTGTTGGAAAACCATCCGATCTTCCCGGAGCGCGCCAACATCACGCTCGCCCAGATCGTCGATCGCGACCACATCACGATGCGCACCTGGGAGCGCGGCGCGGGGCTGACCAGGGCGTGCGGCTCGGCGGCGTGCGCGACGGCCGTCGCTGCTGCCCGGCTGAAGCGCGCCAACCGTCTCGTCCACATGACGCTGCCGGGCGGCGAACTCACGATCGAGTGGCGCGAGCGCGACGACCACGTGCTGATGACGGGCACTGCGACGTTCGAGTTCGAGGGCCGGTTCGAGCCAGAGCTGTTCGCCAGCGTCGCATGA